The following coding sequences lie in one Tichowtungia aerotolerans genomic window:
- a CDS encoding GxGYxYP domain-containing protein — MMKKLFLVLCLSASAFAESSRWWPEQAMPKGLVTVETSDMKPVMEPCGKSVTSLNMGPEHMMVQSLAGLAAQAVNDGRGDEMVYVNLWDNTDYNLWRTRVLEYPGIEDRGVSKPWKLVERYARLGIVKGYILYSWDFSEGDITTRRDNSDESCNVATTLAGLLGGIIVSEGQEAQAKAFGLTCLADVRDKTEQWVFDTYRSELNSKSVLLQDPAVPNNRAIAVAHRMMTMYGLEEPTDQVFQWLEKPGLVFGWNDGRKEGESVSQLSRQGHIIVPSNWALNLPVLSLLRTDEPQQPFHRFDPKTIDFSDHSPAVAFYMSDGDNVQWMLGGFAHHPFYWGSRLNGAYPLGWGMPFADLMQVGVEPYRYLQETQPQNTSVVLMPGYFFPDALGDDLPKEQRLALLKQHSARIEHYLKAAGTGLFSFISMNYDSPAALEAYAMFAENIPSLTGMMVIDYSPYEEGNGQIFWMKNANGIDIPVVSAKYALWANQNHEHSGTPVKVARLINEESAAATEPFYAWTIIHAWSGFYENWAADEDEESGAFGRDGTQAGVAPAYWCVKRLNPSVRVVTPDELIWRIRMAYRPEQTKSVLKLHTDN, encoded by the coding sequence ATGATGAAGAAGCTGTTTTTAGTTTTATGTCTGTCGGCGAGCGCGTTTGCTGAGTCATCACGCTGGTGGCCGGAGCAGGCGATGCCGAAGGGGCTGGTGACGGTTGAAACGTCTGATATGAAACCGGTGATGGAGCCGTGCGGCAAGAGCGTGACGTCGCTGAATATGGGCCCGGAGCATATGATGGTTCAGTCGCTGGCCGGCCTGGCGGCGCAGGCGGTGAATGACGGGCGCGGCGACGAGATGGTTTATGTGAATCTCTGGGACAACACCGATTACAACCTGTGGCGGACCCGTGTGCTGGAGTATCCCGGGATTGAAGATCGCGGGGTTTCCAAACCCTGGAAGCTGGTTGAGCGGTATGCGCGATTGGGAATCGTTAAGGGCTATATCCTTTATTCGTGGGATTTTTCGGAAGGCGATATTACGACGCGCCGGGACAACAGTGACGAGTCCTGCAATGTGGCGACGACGCTGGCCGGACTGCTCGGGGGAATCATTGTTTCCGAAGGGCAGGAAGCACAGGCTAAGGCATTCGGGCTGACGTGCCTGGCGGATGTGCGCGATAAAACGGAGCAGTGGGTGTTCGATACCTATCGTTCAGAGCTGAATTCCAAGTCGGTTCTGCTGCAGGACCCGGCCGTGCCGAACAACCGGGCGATAGCGGTGGCGCACCGGATGATGACGATGTACGGGCTGGAGGAGCCGACGGATCAGGTTTTCCAATGGTTGGAAAAACCGGGGCTGGTGTTCGGCTGGAACGACGGTCGCAAGGAGGGGGAGTCTGTTTCGCAGCTGTCGCGGCAGGGGCATATCATTGTGCCGTCGAACTGGGCACTGAACCTGCCGGTGCTTTCGCTGCTGCGCACGGATGAGCCGCAACAGCCGTTCCATCGGTTCGACCCGAAGACGATTGATTTTTCCGACCATTCGCCGGCTGTTGCTTTTTATATGAGCGATGGCGACAACGTGCAGTGGATGCTGGGCGGGTTTGCTCATCATCCATTCTACTGGGGTTCGCGCCTGAACGGCGCCTATCCGCTGGGCTGGGGGATGCCGTTTGCGGATCTGATGCAGGTCGGCGTGGAGCCGTATCGCTACCTTCAGGAGACGCAGCCGCAGAACACCTCTGTGGTGCTGATGCCGGGCTATTTCTTCCCCGATGCGCTGGGCGACGATTTGCCGAAAGAGCAGCGGTTGGCGCTTCTGAAGCAGCATTCCGCCCGGATTGAACATTATTTGAAAGCTGCTGGAACCGGGCTGTTCTCTTTTATCTCCATGAATTATGACTCGCCGGCCGCTCTGGAGGCGTATGCGATGTTTGCCGAAAATATTCCGTCGCTGACCGGCATGATGGTGATTGATTATTCGCCGTATGAGGAAGGCAACGGGCAGATCTTCTGGATGAAGAATGCAAACGGGATTGACATTCCGGTGGTCTCCGCCAAGTACGCACTGTGGGCTAATCAGAATCACGAACACTCCGGCACGCCGGTGAAAGTCGCCCGCCTGATCAATGAAGAATCCGCGGCGGCAACTGAGCCGTTCTACGCGTGGACCATTATTCATGCATGGTCTGGATTCTATGAAAACTGGGCTGCCGATGAAGACGAAGAGAGCGGGGCGTTCGGTCGCGACGGAACTCAGGCCGGCGTGGCTCCGGCCTATTGGTGCGTGAAACGGCTGAACCCTTCGGTGCGGGTTGTGACCCCGGATGAACTGATCTGGCGCATCCGCATGGCCTATCGTCCGGAACAGACGAAGAGCGTTTTGAAATTACACACTGACAACTAA
- a CDS encoding sodium:solute symporter family transporter, translating to MTGYFNTFDYVFMCLYFIVLVAMGLYLKSRASESIEDYIVGGNKLPWWAIGISGMANFMDLTGTAVIVSFLFLLGPRGLFIEFRGGACLIMAFMMLWTGKWHRRSKCLTGAEWNIFRFGDTWGGRFAQLSAVIAQILGTVGMVSYLIFGVGQFLSMFLPFPPMTCALILVGVATVYTMVSGFYGVVFTDIFQSGIIIVATLYICTIAFMKVGSAGELQNLALEVTGNHEWMSASAQWNTNMPEGYTAYQHLALFAFFYLLRNIFQGAGSGADPKYFGARNDRECGTLSFLWTSLMTVRWPLMMGIAVLGIYLVASLFPELAAVKDAVELIRQHYPDVTQSGWGGLVSNIANTPDTFPAELIAGLKALLGPEDFADKVKLLGFSGTVNPERILPSVLILCTIPGLRGLVLIALIAASMSTFDSNINLASGLMVRDLYQKYIRPKASNKELVYAGWVSVVLLVLGGFGFAASVKSINDIWSWIIMGFGAGLLAPGILRFYWWRFNGGGYAVGTLCGMLSAVFQRIVDPGMEKLWFFRIAPQYNELILFVFVFMIGTLGCVIGSFIMKQTDPAVLEDFYRKTRPFGLWKKMKDLLPADERGLVTQEHRNDLIALPFALLWQVSMFMMPMLLITHSWGSFFKWGVAFAIGLYGVYRFWYRHLPKTNNYES from the coding sequence ATGACCGGTTACTTTAATACCTTCGACTATGTCTTCATGTGCCTCTACTTCATCGTCCTGGTGGCGATGGGTCTCTATCTGAAAAGCCGCGCCTCGGAGTCGATCGAGGACTATATTGTCGGGGGCAATAAGCTGCCGTGGTGGGCAATCGGAATTTCCGGGATGGCCAATTTTATGGATCTGACCGGAACGGCGGTGATTGTTTCCTTTCTGTTTCTGCTCGGGCCGCGCGGGTTGTTCATTGAGTTTCGCGGCGGGGCCTGCCTGATTATGGCGTTCATGATGCTGTGGACCGGGAAGTGGCATCGCCGGTCAAAATGCCTGACTGGTGCGGAATGGAATATTTTTCGTTTCGGCGATACCTGGGGCGGGCGGTTTGCCCAGCTCTCCGCAGTGATTGCGCAGATTCTTGGAACAGTGGGGATGGTGTCCTACCTGATTTTCGGCGTCGGGCAGTTTCTCTCGATGTTCCTGCCGTTCCCTCCTATGACCTGTGCGCTGATTCTGGTCGGGGTGGCAACGGTCTATACAATGGTTTCCGGTTTTTACGGCGTCGTGTTTACGGATATTTTCCAGTCCGGCATCATCATTGTCGCCACACTCTACATCTGCACGATTGCGTTCATGAAAGTCGGCAGCGCCGGCGAACTGCAGAACTTGGCTCTGGAGGTAACCGGGAATCATGAGTGGATGTCCGCATCTGCTCAGTGGAACACAAATATGCCGGAAGGATACACGGCCTATCAGCATCTTGCGCTGTTTGCCTTTTTCTATCTGCTGCGCAACATTTTTCAGGGAGCCGGTTCCGGCGCCGACCCGAAATATTTCGGAGCGCGCAATGACCGGGAGTGCGGAACCCTTTCCTTCCTCTGGACGTCTCTGATGACCGTGCGCTGGCCTCTGATGATGGGGATTGCCGTGCTGGGAATTTATCTTGTTGCGTCGCTTTTCCCAGAGTTGGCTGCCGTGAAAGATGCCGTCGAACTGATCCGGCAGCATTATCCGGATGTGACGCAAAGCGGCTGGGGCGGGCTGGTTTCAAACATTGCCAACACGCCCGACACGTTCCCGGCGGAGCTGATCGCCGGCCTGAAAGCGCTGCTTGGGCCCGAGGACTTTGCGGATAAGGTCAAACTGCTCGGGTTCAGCGGAACAGTTAATCCGGAGCGCATCCTTCCGTCCGTGCTGATTCTCTGCACAATTCCCGGATTGCGAGGGCTGGTGCTGATTGCATTGATTGCCGCATCAATGTCCACTTTTGACAGCAACATCAACCTGGCATCCGGACTGATGGTTCGCGACCTCTATCAGAAGTACATTCGCCCGAAAGCGTCCAACAAAGAACTGGTCTATGCCGGTTGGGTCTCCGTTGTGTTACTGGTCCTCGGCGGATTCGGCTTCGCCGCTTCGGTCAAGAGCATTAACGATATCTGGAGCTGGATTATCATGGGATTCGGCGCCGGACTGCTGGCGCCGGGAATTCTTCGCTTCTACTGGTGGCGGTTCAACGGGGGCGGCTATGCGGTCGGCACGCTTTGCGGAATGCTCTCGGCCGTTTTCCAGCGGATCGTCGATCCTGGGATGGAAAAACTGTGGTTCTTCCGGATTGCTCCGCAATACAATGAGCTCATCCTGTTCGTCTTTGTGTTCATGATCGGGACGCTGGGCTGCGTTATCGGTTCGTTTATCATGAAACAGACCGACCCGGCCGTGCTTGAAGATTTTTACCGGAAGACCCGGCCGTTTGGATTGTGGAAAAAGATGAAAGACCTGCTGCCGGCTGACGAGCGGGGGCTGGTTACACAGGAGCATCGCAACGATCTGATTGCGCTGCCGTTTGCGCTGCTCTGGCAGGTCAGCATGTTCATGATGCCGATGCTGCTGATTACCCACAGCTGGGGTTCCTTTTTCAAGTGGGGGGTGGCGTTTGCGATCGGCCTCTACGGTGTTTACCGCTTCTGGTACCGCCACCTCCCGAAAACCAATAACTACGAGTCTTAA
- a CDS encoding ISL3 family transposase, protein MTAQKILKILGEWEGFRVGTVGPAPGDPSEVWIELTAENGSGRCSGCGSLSHTVHDSTIRWIRELPVFGKTTWLMITRRRMLCPACGPKLEALTWLDPYSRFTRRFEESVARLCKVATHKHVAAEYGINRKTVKNIEKRYLQRELGPINLAGVELLAMDEFAIQKGHRYATVIVDPTCKRVLWIGRGRTRAAIHPFFKLLGEDGCKQIKAVAMDMNSSYEQEVWEHCPDADIVYDLFHVVAKYGREVIDRVRVDEANRLRDDKRARRVVKGSRWLLLRNRDNITKPSDQVRLDELLEANRNLATVYVMKADLKELWSFRDTRQAQSFWDQWYERAVQSSIEPLIKFANRLAGYIKGIISHARWPLHTSLLEGINNKIKVLKRMAYGYHDDEFFFLKIRQAFPGNGA, encoded by the coding sequence ATGACCGCTCAAAAGATACTCAAAATTCTCGGTGAATGGGAAGGGTTCCGTGTCGGCACAGTGGGGCCGGCCCCAGGGGATCCGTCCGAAGTGTGGATCGAGTTGACAGCAGAAAATGGCTCTGGCCGTTGCAGTGGTTGCGGGTCGCTATCTCACACGGTCCATGACTCAACCATCCGGTGGATACGTGAACTTCCGGTCTTCGGGAAGACAACATGGCTGATGATTACACGACGGCGAATGCTTTGCCCCGCATGTGGCCCCAAGCTGGAAGCGCTCACTTGGCTGGACCCTTATTCGCGCTTTACCCGGCGCTTTGAAGAGTCCGTGGCTCGGTTATGCAAAGTCGCAACACACAAGCATGTTGCCGCTGAGTATGGGATTAACCGCAAGACGGTTAAAAATATTGAAAAGCGCTATCTGCAGCGTGAACTGGGGCCGATCAATCTCGCGGGAGTCGAGCTGTTGGCCATGGATGAGTTTGCGATCCAGAAAGGACATCGCTATGCCACGGTCATCGTCGATCCGACCTGCAAGAGGGTGCTCTGGATCGGTCGGGGCCGTACTCGTGCAGCAATCCATCCATTCTTCAAGTTGCTTGGCGAAGACGGCTGCAAACAGATCAAGGCCGTCGCCATGGACATGAACAGCTCGTATGAGCAGGAAGTTTGGGAGCACTGCCCGGACGCAGATATCGTCTATGACCTGTTCCATGTTGTCGCGAAGTATGGACGCGAGGTTATCGACCGGGTACGGGTGGATGAAGCCAACCGCCTACGCGATGACAAGCGCGCGCGCAGGGTCGTAAAAGGATCGCGCTGGTTACTGTTGCGCAATCGAGACAACATTACCAAGCCAAGTGATCAGGTACGTCTGGATGAATTACTGGAAGCCAATCGGAATCTGGCCACCGTATACGTGATGAAGGCCGATCTGAAAGAGCTTTGGAGCTTTCGCGATACCCGGCAGGCGCAATCGTTCTGGGATCAGTGGTACGAACGGGCGGTTCAAAGCTCCATCGAGCCTCTCATAAAGTTCGCGAATCGTCTTGCCGGATACATCAAGGGAATCATCTCCCATGCCCGCTGGCCGTTGCACACCAGCCTGCTCGAAGGTATCAACAACAAGATCAAAGTGCTCAAGCGAATGGCCTATGGCTACCATGATGATGAGTTCTTCTTCTTAAAAATCAGGCAAGCCTTCCCCGGAAATGGGGCATGA
- a CDS encoding LacI family DNA-binding transcriptional regulator, whose amino-acid sequence MRSPTQQEIADRLGISRATVSRVLRNAAGPKSSTAARIIETAREMGYRLPATANTAARKGAGRQKETVLGLLLCTPDERTSETSEVPMRILRGATDAARERCLLLHVEYITESCAAAIVSPEDVPVAFRKKSVSGVLLSGRLEVETVRLIQSRRPCVRLNQSDPGIQMDIVGQDDRTAVRELVMRLKEQGHRRIGYYCREPKASYALSRFAGYVEALAMMGLIYEQSATINVWEPSGEQAVERAVDAVRDGVSAWICAHDGCAFDLVRRFHKEGIRVPQDVSVCGFDHLPAPAGMPELMTIDWPLEDIAAAGVDMLLQRINEPARAPAQLGFWGRVIDGQSTGPVSGL is encoded by the coding sequence ATGAGGAGTCCTACTCAGCAGGAGATTGCCGATCGGCTGGGAATTTCCCGAGCGACGGTCAGCCGTGTTCTGCGTAATGCGGCCGGACCGAAGTCGAGTACGGCGGCGCGGATTATCGAAACGGCCCGCGAAATGGGGTATCGTTTGCCGGCGACGGCGAATACGGCGGCCCGGAAGGGGGCAGGTCGCCAGAAAGAAACGGTTTTGGGGTTGCTGCTTTGTACGCCGGATGAGCGCACGTCGGAGACCTCGGAGGTACCGATGCGAATCTTGCGCGGGGCAACGGATGCTGCCAGGGAACGCTGTCTTTTGCTTCACGTGGAATACATTACGGAGAGTTGTGCGGCAGCAATTGTTTCTCCGGAAGATGTTCCGGTGGCTTTTCGTAAGAAATCGGTTTCCGGGGTATTGCTTTCCGGTCGGTTAGAGGTTGAAACCGTTCGGCTGATTCAATCGCGACGACCCTGTGTGCGACTGAATCAGTCTGATCCCGGTATTCAGATGGATATTGTCGGACAGGATGATCGTACGGCGGTTCGCGAGCTCGTCATGCGCCTGAAAGAGCAGGGACATCGCAGGATCGGTTATTATTGCAGAGAGCCAAAAGCGAGTTATGCGCTTTCCCGTTTTGCCGGGTATGTCGAGGCTTTGGCGATGATGGGGCTGATTTATGAGCAGTCTGCAACGATTAATGTTTGGGAGCCGAGTGGGGAACAGGCTGTGGAGCGGGCTGTGGATGCGGTACGGGATGGAGTTTCTGCCTGGATTTGTGCCCATGATGGGTGCGCTTTTGATCTGGTGAGGCGTTTTCATAAGGAAGGAATTCGTGTTCCTCAGGATGTCTCGGTCTGTGGTTTTGACCATCTTCCGGCTCCTGCCGGTATGCCTGAGTTGATGACCATTGACTGGCCGCTGGAAGATATTGCCGCAGCCGGGGTTGATATGCTGCTGCAGCGAATTAATGAGCCGGCTCGTGCTCCGGCACAATTGGGATTTTGGGGGCGCGTCATTGATGGGCAGTCAACGGGGCCGGTGTCCGGGTTGTAG
- a CDS encoding right-handed parallel beta-helix repeat-containing protein codes for MTEIYLQKTDDMTPIVFQALKNADDGTVLKFPLDEYHFRPDQAFEKYYYISNNRHSLKRVAFPIIGKKNITIDGGGSRFIFHGEIVPFIIEQSENATLENFSIDWQRPFYSQGVITAADNNGVEVEIDRKQYPYHFESGGTLLFDGEGWSHGFHEGIFEMDPRTGGPAYLSGDNLGNHNPRTLCPQEIGPNRIRFNNRFPHRPTIGNILLLRHYPRLCPGIHIKQSRNVIINNVTLHHCGGMGLIAQFSENITVDRCSVCPPPGTDRLFSVTVDACHFVNCKGLIRIKDSYFSSQMDDPANVHGINTRIKETLDDFTVITERVHPEQHGVEVAFPGDIMGIAHHDDQLTYDRLTVKATKELNPQLFKIVFKKPLPKSRRPGDILDNLSWTADVHISGCTSANNRARGYLLSSPGKIILENNDISAAGAGVKISGDANYWFESGAVQDVIIRNNQFGDCCYGPAPWGRTAIDIDPEIATPWKNTECYHRNIRIENNTFRTFDPGILYARSVDGLVFAGNTIQSSNSYQPTGRMNAHITLDACRNADIQAPGLSVEINKEAHSRYHQRQQPSLNCE; via the coding sequence ATGACTGAGATTTACTTGCAAAAAACCGACGATATGACCCCGATCGTTTTCCAGGCACTAAAAAACGCAGACGACGGGACGGTGCTGAAATTCCCTCTGGACGAATACCATTTCCGTCCGGATCAGGCATTTGAGAAGTATTATTACATCTCCAACAACCGCCACAGCCTCAAACGGGTCGCCTTTCCAATTATCGGAAAGAAAAACATAACCATTGACGGCGGCGGATCCCGCTTCATCTTCCACGGCGAAATCGTCCCGTTCATTATTGAACAGAGCGAAAACGCAACACTGGAAAACTTTTCAATCGATTGGCAACGTCCTTTCTACTCACAGGGCGTCATCACCGCAGCAGACAACAACGGTGTCGAAGTGGAAATCGACCGCAAACAGTATCCCTACCACTTTGAAAGCGGCGGGACTCTGCTGTTTGACGGCGAAGGATGGTCGCACGGCTTTCATGAAGGCATTTTCGAAATGGACCCGCGCACCGGCGGACCGGCCTATCTGAGCGGTGACAATCTTGGCAACCACAACCCGCGCACCCTCTGCCCGCAGGAGATCGGGCCCAACCGGATCCGGTTCAACAACCGCTTTCCGCACCGCCCAACCATAGGAAATATTTTGTTATTGCGCCATTACCCGCGTCTCTGCCCAGGCATTCACATAAAACAAAGCCGCAATGTTATTATAAACAACGTGACACTGCATCACTGCGGCGGAATGGGCCTGATTGCCCAATTCTCGGAAAACATTACAGTCGACAGATGCAGCGTCTGCCCGCCCCCCGGCACAGACCGCCTGTTTTCAGTCACCGTTGACGCATGCCATTTTGTAAACTGCAAAGGCCTTATACGCATCAAAGATTCATACTTCTCCAGTCAGATGGATGATCCGGCCAACGTGCACGGCATCAACACACGTATCAAAGAAACACTGGATGATTTCACGGTAATCACCGAACGGGTTCACCCCGAACAGCACGGAGTGGAAGTTGCATTTCCCGGCGACATTATGGGAATTGCCCACCACGACGACCAGCTCACATACGACCGACTGACGGTTAAGGCGACAAAAGAGCTCAACCCGCAACTCTTCAAAATCGTTTTTAAAAAACCATTACCGAAAAGCCGGCGCCCCGGCGACATTCTTGACAACCTTAGCTGGACCGCCGATGTCCATATCAGCGGATGCACCAGCGCCAACAACCGCGCCCGTGGATATCTGCTCTCCAGCCCCGGGAAAATCATCCTCGAAAACAATGACATTTCGGCCGCCGGCGCAGGCGTAAAAATCAGCGGTGATGCCAACTACTGGTTTGAGTCCGGAGCCGTACAGGATGTGATTATCCGCAACAACCAGTTTGGCGACTGCTGTTACGGCCCGGCGCCATGGGGCCGCACCGCGATCGACATCGACCCCGAAATCGCCACCCCCTGGAAAAACACCGAGTGCTACCACCGCAACATCCGAATTGAAAACAACACCTTTCGAACATTTGATCCCGGCATCCTCTACGCCCGATCCGTCGACGGACTGGTCTTTGCCGGCAATACCATTCAATCGAGCAACTCGTATCAGCCAACCGGAAGAATGAACGCCCATATCACACTCGACGCCTGCCGTAACGCAGATATCCAGGCGCCCGGACTCTCTGTTGAGATCAACAAGGAAGCACATTCCCGATATCATCAGAGACAACAGCCATCGCTGAACTGCGAATAA